In Amycolatopsis endophytica, the following are encoded in one genomic region:
- a CDS encoding molybdopterin cofactor-binding domain-containing protein: MAPQRRSPAPGDGAPALERRRFLGYLLAAPTLAVAARLGGDLASPAPADAAIPGLPGPADILDLGDALSLAAAPTSGLIAIQVNRDDTVSFAVPRAEVGQGITTTVAMLIAEEMDLPLSKVGVNLADARPELVFNQLTGGSNSVRSLYTPVRTAAAIARSRLLSTAAALWKTDVSALSVRDGVIRSRSGATATFGSLAGAAASARTEETGATLKRTSEFRIIGKPTGRIDALDAVTGRKQFTMDLQVPDAKPTMICRPPTINGTVRSVRNSAEVKAMPGVTDVVTVSSGVAVRAETFGQCIDAVRALKVNWGPGTVDGESDATVEAKLRAAALPLAVPPVLTQSIDAEFVFAFASNSALETNCAIADVRADRAEIWSGLKSPIVAQEQIATMLGLPIPAVKVHVVTGGGSFGRKLFGDAALEAAEVSKKIGKPVKLMWHRADDSRHGRTHPACISRVRVNHALGNVVSYEQRHTSVTTDFGHGLGEILTAVAAKLPVGDVGFSQTVFLLSTSMPYDFGVTTQLLNEVPLKFHTASMRNVYSPNVVCARELIVDQLAAKMGQDPLAFRRGFLKDDRMRAVLDKVAEVGNWGRKMPAGTAQGIALHHEYKSVSAVLMEIDCRPETVNRKIRDAVAGPRITKAVAVVDAGLPINPAGLEAQTIGCVNDGIAMALTSSLHVDKGLPLEASWDNYFYTRQWNTPPEMEVVVMPATTGEPGGAGELAVASSFAAAACAYGRAMGKMPTRFPINHGTLSFEPKPKVPPVPESPVDGLSYTY, from the coding sequence ATGGCGCCTCAACGGCGATCGCCCGCGCCCGGTGACGGGGCCCCGGCCCTGGAACGGCGCCGCTTCCTCGGTTACCTCCTCGCCGCGCCGACCCTCGCCGTCGCCGCACGGCTCGGCGGCGACCTCGCCTCCCCGGCTCCCGCCGACGCCGCGATCCCCGGCCTGCCCGGCCCCGCGGACATCCTCGACCTCGGCGACGCGCTGAGCCTGGCGGCGGCACCGACCTCCGGTCTCATCGCGATCCAGGTCAACCGCGACGACACGGTGTCCTTCGCGGTGCCGCGCGCCGAGGTCGGCCAGGGCATCACGACGACCGTCGCGATGCTCATCGCCGAAGAGATGGACCTGCCACTGAGCAAGGTGGGCGTCAACCTCGCCGACGCCCGGCCCGAACTGGTCTTCAACCAGCTCACCGGCGGTTCGAACTCGGTGCGCTCGCTCTACACCCCGGTGCGGACCGCGGCGGCGATCGCCCGTTCCCGGCTGCTGTCCACGGCCGCCGCGCTGTGGAAGACCGACGTGTCAGCACTTTCCGTGCGCGACGGCGTGATCCGCTCCCGCTCGGGAGCCACCGCGACCTTCGGCTCGCTCGCCGGGGCCGCCGCGTCCGCGCGCACCGAAGAAACCGGTGCGACGCTGAAAAGGACGTCGGAGTTCCGGATCATCGGCAAGCCGACCGGCCGCATCGACGCGCTCGACGCGGTCACCGGGCGCAAGCAGTTCACGATGGACCTGCAGGTTCCGGACGCGAAACCGACGATGATCTGCCGTCCGCCGACGATCAACGGCACCGTGAGGTCCGTGCGGAACTCCGCCGAGGTCAAGGCGATGCCGGGCGTCACCGACGTGGTCACCGTGTCCTCCGGTGTCGCGGTGCGCGCCGAGACCTTCGGGCAGTGCATCGACGCCGTGCGCGCGCTCAAGGTCAACTGGGGACCGGGCACTGTGGACGGTGAGTCGGACGCCACCGTCGAGGCGAAGCTGCGCGCCGCGGCGCTCCCGCTCGCGGTGCCGCCGGTGCTGACGCAGTCGATCGACGCCGAATTCGTGTTCGCCTTCGCCAGCAACAGCGCGCTGGAAACCAACTGCGCCATCGCCGACGTGCGCGCCGACCGCGCCGAGATCTGGTCCGGGCTCAAGTCGCCGATCGTGGCGCAGGAACAGATCGCGACGATGCTGGGCCTGCCGATCCCGGCGGTCAAGGTGCACGTGGTCACCGGCGGCGGTTCCTTCGGCCGCAAGCTGTTCGGCGATGCCGCGCTGGAGGCCGCGGAGGTGTCGAAGAAGATCGGCAAACCGGTCAAGCTGATGTGGCACCGCGCCGACGATTCGCGCCACGGCCGCACCCACCCGGCGTGCATCTCCCGTGTCCGGGTCAACCACGCGCTCGGCAACGTCGTCAGCTACGAGCAGCGGCACACCAGCGTCACCACCGACTTCGGGCACGGCCTCGGCGAGATCCTCACCGCGGTCGCGGCGAAGCTGCCGGTCGGCGACGTCGGCTTCTCCCAGACGGTGTTCCTGCTGTCCACGTCCATGCCCTACGACTTCGGCGTCACCACGCAGCTGCTCAACGAGGTGCCGCTGAAGTTCCACACCGCCAGCATGCGCAACGTCTACTCGCCCAACGTGGTCTGCGCGCGGGAGCTGATCGTCGACCAGCTGGCCGCGAAGATGGGGCAGGACCCGCTGGCGTTCCGACGCGGTTTCCTCAAGGACGACCGGATGCGCGCCGTCCTGGACAAGGTCGCCGAGGTCGGCAACTGGGGCCGGAAGATGCCCGCCGGCACGGCGCAGGGCATCGCGCTGCACCACGAGTACAAGAGCGTGAGCGCGGTCCTGATGGAGATCGACTGCCGCCCGGAGACGGTGAACCGCAAGATCCGCGACGCCGTCGCCGGTCCGCGCATCACCAAGGCCGTGGCGGTCGTGGACGCCGGGCTGCCGATCAACCCGGCCGGACTGGAGGCACAGACCATCGGCTGCGTCAACGACGGCATCGCGATGGCGCTCACCTCCAGCCTGCACGTCGACAAGGGTCTGCCGCTGGAAGCGAGCTGGGACAACTACTTCTACACCCGGCAGTGGAACACGCCGCCGGAGATGGAGGTCGTCGTCATGCCCGCCACCACCGGCGAACCCGGTGGCGCGGGGGAACTCGCGGTCGCCAGTTCGTTCGCCGCGGCCGCCTGCGCGTACGGACGCGCGATGGGGAAGATGCCGACCCGCTTCCCGATCAACCACGGCACGCTGAGCTTCGAGCCGAAGCCGAAGGTGCCGCCGGTGCCCGAATCGCCGGTCGACGGCCTGTCCTACACGTACTGA
- a CDS encoding (2Fe-2S)-binding protein: MSQHTFTVNGKRVTVDADDKVRLLWVLRDLLGITGPKYGCGINVCKACTSHINGKAFNPCSVPVSAIGPDDEITTIEGVADPETGELHPMQQAWLDRDVAQCGYCQPGQIMAAIAKVKQARAAGREISDADFDEIRNICRCGTYSRIREAVRGAAAQM; the protein is encoded by the coding sequence TTGTCCCAACACACTTTCACCGTCAACGGCAAGCGGGTCACCGTCGACGCCGACGACAAGGTCCGGCTGCTGTGGGTACTGCGTGACCTGCTCGGCATCACCGGCCCCAAGTACGGCTGCGGCATCAACGTCTGCAAGGCGTGCACCAGCCACATCAACGGCAAGGCGTTCAACCCCTGCTCGGTGCCGGTGTCGGCGATCGGGCCGGACGACGAGATCACGACGATCGAAGGCGTCGCCGACCCGGAGACCGGTGAGCTGCACCCGATGCAGCAGGCGTGGCTCGACCGGGACGTCGCGCAGTGCGGTTACTGCCAGCCGGGGCAGATCATGGCGGCCATCGCGAAGGTCAAGCAGGCCCGCGCCGCGGGCAGGGAGATCAGCGACGCCGACTTCGACGAGATCCGCAACATCTGCCGCTGCGGTACCTACTCACGGATCCGCGAAGCCGTGCGGGGTGCCGCGGCCCAGATGTAG
- a CDS encoding PucR family transcriptional regulator, with protein MRYTGAEPAVAELARRALPRLREMTTATYGQIVEEMTVYRDERFVSHADLHTSCRDNLQFLLRALSTSGAPDLSQARATGRERALMGAPLPELLRAFRIGFTQVWQCFVGLTAQDVDTLVAATTAIWTLMDDYTEALTSTYRATMAEISRTRQNRRLALVEALFAGGSTGDGTLWDIARMLDLPLEGMFVVVAAETPGLGQEALPLVEVRLREAHHVSAWRLTPELQIGVVSLREVEPVLDLLRDDCRGRAGMSPVFRGLGETARALHLARVALGSLPAGAKDVARFNESPLAGLVASDPEASAQLAGQVLRPILELPGDEGNVLLLTLRAWFECGGNTKQVAERVYCHPNTVRHRLKRITDVLGRSMSDPSDIAELGTALRALSMFGDSARRAVKS; from the coding sequence ATGCGATACACGGGCGCCGAACCCGCGGTGGCCGAGCTGGCCCGCCGCGCCCTGCCGCGGCTGCGGGAGATGACCACGGCGACCTACGGGCAGATCGTCGAAGAGATGACCGTCTACCGCGACGAGCGATTCGTGTCGCATGCGGACCTGCACACCTCGTGCCGGGACAACCTGCAGTTCCTCCTGCGGGCGCTGTCCACCTCCGGCGCCCCCGACCTGTCCCAGGCCCGCGCGACCGGGCGGGAACGCGCACTGATGGGCGCGCCGCTGCCGGAACTGCTGCGCGCGTTCCGCATCGGGTTCACGCAGGTGTGGCAGTGTTTCGTCGGGCTGACCGCGCAGGACGTCGACACCCTCGTCGCGGCGACGACGGCCATCTGGACCCTCATGGACGACTACACCGAGGCGCTGACCTCGACCTACCGCGCGACGATGGCCGAGATCAGCCGTACGCGGCAGAACCGCAGGCTGGCGTTGGTGGAGGCGTTGTTCGCGGGCGGCAGCACCGGCGACGGCACGCTGTGGGACATCGCGCGGATGCTGGACCTCCCGCTGGAGGGCATGTTCGTCGTCGTCGCCGCGGAGACGCCCGGCCTGGGGCAGGAAGCGCTGCCGTTGGTCGAGGTCCGGTTGCGGGAGGCCCACCACGTCTCGGCCTGGCGGCTCACGCCGGAGCTGCAGATCGGGGTGGTGTCGCTGCGCGAGGTGGAACCGGTGCTGGACCTGCTGCGCGACGACTGCCGTGGCCGGGCCGGGATGAGCCCCGTGTTCCGCGGCCTCGGCGAGACCGCCCGCGCCCTGCACCTCGCGCGCGTGGCACTGGGCAGCCTCCCGGCGGGGGCGAAGGACGTGGCGCGGTTCAACGAGTCCCCGCTGGCCGGGCTGGTCGCGAGCGACCCGGAGGCGTCGGCGCAGCTGGCCGGTCAGGTGCTGCGGCCGATCCTGGAGTTGCCGGGCGATGAGGGCAACGTGCTGTTGCTGACCCTGCGGGCGTGGTTCGAATGCGGGGGGAACACCAAACAGGTCGCCGAACGGGTCTACTGCCACCCGAACACCGTGCGGCACCGGCTGAAACGGATCACGGACGTGCTGGGCCGTTCGATGAGCGACCCGTCGGACATCGCGGAACTCGGCACGGCGCTGCGCGCGCTGTCCATGTTCGGCGACAGTGCCCGCCGCGCCGTGAAAAGCTAG
- a CDS encoding DUF4235 domain-containing protein: MKLMYKPLSLAVSALGGVLAGMLFKQAWKASTGEDDAPDATSSDYSTKEVLLAAVLQGAIFGGVKAAVDRAGAKAFTKATGKKLDD; encoded by the coding sequence ATGAAACTGATGTACAAACCGCTGAGCCTGGCCGTGAGCGCGCTCGGCGGGGTGCTCGCCGGGATGCTGTTCAAGCAGGCGTGGAAGGCGTCCACCGGCGAGGACGACGCACCGGACGCCACGTCGTCGGACTACTCGACCAAGGAAGTGCTCCTCGCGGCGGTGCTGCAGGGCGCGATCTTCGGCGGCGTCAAAGCGGCGGTCGACCGGGCAGGCGCGAAGGCGTTCACCAAGGCGACGGGCAAAAAGCTCGACGACTAG
- a CDS encoding cold-shock protein, with amino-acid sequence MVRGKVVRFDELRGYGFVAPEGGGEDVFMHVNDLDVDKRLITPGVVVEFTVEDGERGLKASGIRLVRQAGDGDDPNPAHDFREELTEALLTGVPTLTAEEVLRVRRCVLELVRDHGWLGG; translated from the coding sequence GTGGTCAGGGGCAAGGTCGTCCGGTTCGACGAGTTGCGCGGGTACGGGTTCGTGGCGCCGGAGGGAGGTGGCGAGGACGTCTTCATGCACGTCAACGATCTCGACGTGGACAAACGCCTGATCACCCCCGGTGTGGTCGTCGAGTTCACGGTCGAGGACGGTGAGCGCGGGCTCAAGGCGTCGGGCATCCGTCTGGTACGCCAGGCCGGTGACGGCGACGACCCGAACCCGGCGCACGACTTCCGCGAGGAACTGACCGAGGCGCTGCTCACCGGGGTCCCCACGTTGACGGCCGAGGAGGTCCTCCGGGTCCGCCGCTGCGTCCTCGAACTCGTCCGTGACCACGGGTGGCTCGGCGGCTGA
- a CDS encoding zinc-dependent alcohol dehydrogenase, with protein sequence MKAVTWHGKRDVRVDEVPDPRIEEPTDAIVRITSTGICGSDLHLYEVLGPFMGEGDILGHEPMGIVEEAGPGVPNLRAGDRVVVPFNISCGHCYMCDHGLQSQCETTQVTEKGKGGALFGYTKLYGQVPGGQAEYLRVPQAQYGPVKVPDGPSDERFLYLSDVVPTAWQAVDYAQVPAEGSVVVFGLGPIGQMCCRIARHRGAGKVIGVDLVPERLALAARYGVTTVDARAEKDVPGAIRDLTDGRGADSVIDAVGMEAHGAPLGKLAHQMVGLLPDRVAAPLMEKGGVDRLAVLHQAIDTVRRGGTISLSGVYGGMLDPLPMMELFDKQIQLRMGQANVRHWIDDVLPLVSDESDPLGVEDLATHKLPLDKAPEAYRMFQQKQDGAIKILLQPSV encoded by the coding sequence ATGAAGGCTGTTACCTGGCACGGCAAGCGTGACGTCCGCGTCGACGAGGTCCCGGACCCGCGGATCGAGGAGCCCACGGACGCGATCGTGCGCATCACCTCGACCGGCATCTGCGGCTCCGACCTGCACCTGTACGAGGTGCTCGGGCCGTTCATGGGCGAAGGTGACATCCTCGGGCACGAACCGATGGGCATCGTGGAGGAGGCCGGCCCGGGGGTGCCGAACCTCAGGGCGGGCGACCGGGTCGTGGTGCCGTTCAACATCTCGTGCGGTCACTGCTACATGTGCGACCACGGCCTGCAGTCGCAGTGCGAGACCACCCAGGTCACCGAGAAGGGCAAGGGCGGCGCCCTGTTCGGCTACACGAAGCTCTACGGCCAGGTCCCCGGCGGCCAGGCCGAGTACCTGCGGGTCCCGCAGGCGCAGTACGGCCCCGTCAAGGTGCCCGACGGCCCCTCCGACGAACGGTTCCTCTACCTCTCCGACGTGGTGCCCACCGCCTGGCAGGCCGTCGACTACGCCCAGGTCCCGGCCGAGGGCAGCGTCGTCGTGTTCGGGCTGGGGCCGATCGGGCAGATGTGCTGCCGCATCGCCCGGCACCGGGGCGCGGGCAAGGTCATCGGCGTGGACCTCGTGCCCGAGCGGCTCGCGCTGGCCGCCCGCTACGGCGTCACCACGGTCGACGCACGCGCCGAGAAGGACGTGCCGGGCGCGATCCGCGACCTGACCGACGGCCGTGGCGCCGATTCGGTGATCGACGCGGTCGGCATGGAAGCCCACGGCGCGCCGCTGGGCAAGCTCGCGCACCAGATGGTCGGGCTGCTGCCGGACCGGGTGGCCGCCCCGCTGATGGAGAAGGGCGGGGTGGACCGGCTCGCGGTGCTGCACCAGGCCATCGACACCGTGCGCCGCGGCGGCACCATCTCGCTGTCCGGGGTCTACGGCGGCATGCTCGATCCGCTGCCGATGATGGAGCTGTTCGACAAGCAGATCCAGTTGCGGATGGGCCAGGCCAACGTGCGGCACTGGATCGACGACGTGCTGCCGCTGGTCAGCGATGAGTCGGATCCGCTCGGTGTGGAGGACCTCGCGACCCACAAGCTGCCGCTGGACAAGGCGCCGGAGGCGTACCGGATGTTCCAGCAGAAGCAGGACGGGGCGATCAAGATCCTGCTTCAGCCTTCGGTGTGA
- a CDS encoding PAS and ANTAR domain-containing protein produces the protein MSTSRKPDPLSDLPAGQRADQVGMYHWDTRAARWTWSSEIFQMYGYQAGAVEPGLELVTKHGHPTDRRQLAAVFDEARRTGEPFSAQQRILAADESTRAVVVVGDVEVEAGETIGVHGYYVDLTTARVREAEQLSELAGEAAGLQRAMASRATIEQAKGMIMLAYGHDSAAAFELLIRVSQQSNTKLRDLADRLVEAVHAAGRPPEQARAYLETVLARLSGPEDV, from the coding sequence ATGTCCACGTCCCGGAAGCCGGACCCGTTGTCCGACCTGCCCGCAGGCCAGCGCGCCGATCAGGTCGGGATGTACCACTGGGACACCCGTGCCGCGAGGTGGACGTGGTCTTCGGAGATCTTCCAGATGTATGGCTACCAGGCGGGTGCCGTCGAGCCGGGCCTGGAGCTGGTCACGAAGCACGGTCACCCGACCGACCGGCGCCAGCTGGCCGCCGTGTTCGACGAAGCGCGCCGCACTGGTGAGCCGTTCAGCGCGCAGCAGCGCATCCTGGCCGCCGACGAGAGCACCCGCGCGGTCGTCGTGGTCGGCGATGTCGAGGTCGAGGCCGGTGAGACCATCGGCGTCCACGGCTACTACGTCGACCTGACCACCGCCCGCGTCCGGGAGGCCGAGCAGTTGTCGGAGCTGGCCGGTGAGGCCGCCGGGCTGCAGCGCGCGATGGCCTCGCGTGCCACGATCGAGCAGGCCAAGGGCATGATCATGCTCGCCTACGGCCACGATTCGGCGGCCGCGTTCGAGTTGCTCATCCGCGTTTCGCAGCAGAGCAACACGAAGCTGCGTGACCTCGCCGACCGGCTGGTCGAAGCGGTGCACGCCGCGGGCAGGCCGCCCGAGCAGGCCCGTGCCTACCTCGAAACGGTTTTGGCACGATTGTCGGGTCCGGAGGACGTGTAA
- a CDS encoding SRPBCC family protein: MSTITESVDVDVDVSTAYNQWTQFESFPEFMEGVEQIRQLDDTHMHWVTKVGGATREFDATITEQHPDERVAWTSDSGPNHAGVITFHRLGDNRTRVTAQMDIDPDGFAEQAGDKLGILDRRVHGDMERFKAFIEKRGGRETGAWRGDVERPGS; the protein is encoded by the coding sequence ATGAGCACGATCACCGAGTCCGTTGACGTCGATGTGGATGTCAGCACCGCCTACAACCAGTGGACGCAGTTCGAGTCGTTCCCCGAGTTCATGGAGGGCGTCGAGCAGATCCGCCAGCTCGATGACACCCATATGCACTGGGTGACGAAGGTCGGCGGTGCGACCCGCGAGTTCGACGCGACCATCACCGAGCAGCACCCCGACGAGCGGGTGGCGTGGACGTCCGATTCGGGGCCGAACCACGCCGGTGTCATCACCTTCCACCGCCTCGGCGACAACCGGACGCGGGTGACCGCGCAGATGGACATCGACCCGGATGGTTTCGCCGAGCAGGCCGGCGACAAGCTGGGGATCCTGGACCGCCGGGTACACGGCGACATGGAACGCTTCAAGGCGTTCATCGAGAAGCGTGGCGGGCGGGAAACCGGCGCGTGGCGGGGCGACGTGGAGCGCCCGGGCAGCTGA
- a CDS encoding UdgX family uracil-DNA binding protein (This protein belongs to the uracil DNA glycosylase superfamily, members of which act in excision repair of DNA. However, it belongs more specifically to UdgX branch, whose founding member was found to bind uracil in DNA (where it does not belong), without cleaving it, appears to promote DNA repair by a pathway involving RecA, rather than base excision.), protein MATRTRGDAAEFVPDSHSLTRLRSAARDCHGCDLYRDATHTVFGDGPAPAKVLMLGEQPGDREDVEGAPFVGPAGRVLDRALEEAGVDRSQVYVTNAVKHFKFVPSERGKQRIHKKPSRGEIVACRPWLLAELDAVRPETVVLLGATAASSLMGPSFRVTAHRGELLPAPDEFDGHPEQVLPTVHPSSVLRAPDRADAYAALVADLRAVP, encoded by the coding sequence ATGGCGACCCGCACGCGGGGTGACGCCGCCGAGTTCGTGCCGGACAGCCATTCGCTGACCCGGCTCCGCTCGGCGGCGCGGGACTGTCACGGTTGCGATCTCTACCGGGACGCCACGCACACTGTTTTCGGGGACGGCCCGGCACCGGCGAAGGTCCTGATGCTCGGGGAGCAGCCGGGGGACCGCGAAGATGTCGAAGGCGCCCCTTTCGTCGGCCCCGCCGGACGTGTGCTCGACCGCGCCCTGGAGGAAGCGGGCGTCGACCGTTCCCAGGTATACGTGACGAACGCTGTGAAACACTTCAAGTTCGTGCCCTCGGAGCGGGGCAAGCAGCGCATCCACAAGAAGCCGTCCCGCGGGGAGATCGTCGCCTGCCGGCCCTGGCTCCTCGCGGAACTCGACGCGGTCCGGCCGGAGACCGTGGTACTCCTCGGTGCCACGGCGGCTTCTTCGTTGATGGGACCGTCCTTCCGGGTCACCGCGCACCGTGGCGAGTTGCTCCCCGCGCCGGACGAGTTCGACGGCCACCCGGAGCAGGTGCTGCCGACGGTGCACCCGTCATCGGTACTGCGGGCACCCGACCGAGCCGACGCCTACGCGGCACTGGTCGCGGACCTACGGGCCGTACCGTAG
- a CDS encoding hemerythrin domain-containing protein, with protein sequence MTAAESPDLISVIISDHRHVERVFTELESGTGTPEHRRNLADHVIAELVRHSVAEEQFMYPAARKYLEKGDELADHEIEEHAEAEQVMKQLEDIPATEPRFDELMRQLMDDIRHHIEDEEQDLLPKLQAACSADELRDLGEKVERAKKMAPTRPHPSAPDRPPMNLILDPGAGFIDKIRDGLSKRHT encoded by the coding sequence ATGACTGCCGCAGAATCACCGGACCTGATCTCGGTCATCATCTCCGACCACCGCCACGTCGAACGGGTCTTCACGGAGCTGGAGTCGGGCACCGGAACCCCCGAGCACCGCCGCAACCTGGCCGATCACGTCATCGCCGAACTGGTGCGCCACTCGGTCGCCGAGGAACAGTTCATGTACCCGGCGGCCCGCAAGTACCTGGAAAAGGGCGACGAGCTGGCCGACCACGAGATCGAAGAACACGCCGAAGCCGAACAGGTCATGAAGCAGCTGGAAGACATCCCGGCGACCGAACCGCGCTTCGACGAGCTGATGCGCCAGCTCATGGACGACATCCGGCACCACATCGAGGACGAGGAACAGGACCTCCTGCCGAAACTCCAGGCCGCCTGCTCGGCCGACGAGCTACGCGACCTCGGTGAAAAAGTCGAACGCGCCAAGAAAATGGCCCCGACGCGCCCCCACCCCAGCGCCCCGGACCGCCCGCCGATGAACCTCATCCTGGACCCCGGAGCAGGCTTCATCGACAAGATCCGGGACGGCCTGAGCAAGCGCCACACCTGA
- a CDS encoding cytochrome P450, with protein MSGLPRASVAETAKVFAGVVGPTLAGGVIKRRPRVMSALEKMQADASAVRVMQRLRGRHGEGLLRLAVPGRSFALVLSPEDVGRVLAGSPEPFTPANLEKRAALSQFQPHGVLISREPERARRREWNERVLETDRPTHHLAPSVEAKVAEEFAALGPGPLDWDAFAPVFWRAVRRVVFGDHARDDHVTTDLLGKLRLAGNWAYLLPRRRASREEFLGRVRSLLAQAPPDSLAGSLSADDDVASQIGHWLFAFDAAAMVAFRTLGLLATHPAQRQKARQDIAAGPDPDYLRACVLDTIRLWPTTPAILRDTTRDLDWDGHRVPSGTGLLIFTPLFHRDDSRLPFAHSFVPEIWLDGRARKEPALVPFSAGPGECPARNLVLFTTSVMLSTLIRDRDYTVDSTPRPAPGRPLPATFDNFSLRLTAHP; from the coding sequence GTGAGCGGGCTGCCGAGGGCGTCCGTGGCGGAGACGGCGAAGGTGTTCGCCGGGGTGGTGGGCCCCACGCTCGCGGGCGGCGTGATCAAGCGGCGCCCGCGGGTCATGTCGGCACTGGAGAAGATGCAGGCGGACGCGTCCGCGGTGCGGGTGATGCAGCGACTGCGGGGCCGGCACGGCGAGGGGCTGCTGCGGCTGGCGGTGCCCGGGCGGTCGTTCGCACTGGTGCTCTCCCCCGAGGACGTGGGGCGGGTGCTGGCCGGGTCGCCGGAGCCGTTCACGCCGGCGAACCTGGAGAAGCGGGCGGCGTTGTCGCAGTTCCAGCCGCACGGCGTGCTGATCTCCCGTGAGCCGGAGCGGGCCCGGCGCCGGGAGTGGAACGAACGCGTGCTGGAGACGGACCGCCCGACCCATCACCTGGCGCCGTCGGTGGAGGCGAAGGTCGCCGAGGAGTTCGCCGCGCTGGGCCCGGGGCCGCTGGACTGGGACGCGTTCGCGCCGGTGTTCTGGCGGGCGGTGCGGCGCGTGGTGTTCGGTGATCATGCGCGCGACGACCACGTGACGACGGATCTGCTGGGGAAGTTGCGGCTGGCGGGCAACTGGGCGTACCTGTTGCCACGCCGCCGGGCGTCGCGGGAGGAGTTCCTGGGCCGGGTGCGCTCGCTGCTGGCGCAGGCGCCGCCGGATTCCTTGGCCGGTAGCCTTTCCGCTGACGACGATGTGGCGAGCCAGATCGGGCACTGGTTGTTCGCGTTCGACGCGGCTGCCATGGTGGCGTTCCGGACGCTGGGGCTGCTGGCCACGCATCCGGCGCAACGGCAGAAGGCGCGTCAGGACATCGCTGCCGGCCCGGATCCGGACTATCTGCGCGCCTGCGTGCTGGACACCATCCGCCTGTGGCCGACGACGCCCGCGATCCTGCGCGACACGACGCGTGATCTCGACTGGGACGGCCACCGGGTGCCGTCCGGTACGGGCCTGCTGATCTTCACCCCGTTGTTCCACCGCGACGATTCACGGTTGCCCTTCGCGCACAGTTTCGTCCCGGAAATCTGGCTCGACGGGCGTGCGCGGAAGGAGCCCGCCCTGGTTCCGTTCAGCGCCGGTCCCGGCGAGTGCCCCGCGCGGAATCTGGTGCTGTTCACGACTTCCGTGATGTTGTCGACGTTGATCCGGGACCGGGACTACACGGTGGATTCGACACCGCGCCCCGCTCCCGGCCGTCCTCTTCCCGCGACTTTCGACAATTTTTCGCTGCGCCTGACCGCACATCCCTAG
- a CDS encoding alpha/beta hydrolase, with protein MIGKTSLHAKLLIAQMLLTWRKRTFSDVDALHRSMGPRQQRENALPPPAVRGQVDLDRSEVHGHPVYTVRPRANATSRHVLYFHGGAYVHQIQDDHWRFFARLIARTGCTVTAPLYPLAPGSHYDDTLSMVQATYKEKMDQVAPGDQILMGDSAGGGLSLVLARSLRDQGRPQPKEIVLLSPWLDVTMDDPAAPEYDRHDPYLGIAGLREAGRLYAGGLDLASELVSPINGDLRGLGELSCFIGTRDVLLADARNLYDKAREQGVPLEYWEYGGMFHAWMIANIPEAKHATDRIAELVSR; from the coding sequence GTGATCGGGAAAACCAGTCTGCACGCGAAACTGCTCATCGCGCAGATGCTGCTGACCTGGCGCAAGCGCACGTTCAGCGACGTCGACGCCCTGCACAGGAGCATGGGGCCGCGGCAGCAGCGGGAGAACGCGCTGCCGCCTCCGGCCGTGCGCGGGCAGGTCGACCTGGACCGCAGCGAGGTGCACGGTCACCCGGTGTACACGGTGCGGCCGCGGGCGAACGCGACGTCCCGTCACGTCCTGTACTTCCACGGTGGCGCGTACGTGCACCAGATCCAGGACGACCACTGGCGGTTCTTCGCGCGGTTGATCGCCCGCACCGGCTGCACGGTCACCGCGCCGCTGTATCCGCTGGCGCCCGGCAGCCACTACGACGACACGTTGTCGATGGTCCAGGCGACCTACAAGGAGAAGATGGACCAGGTCGCGCCGGGGGACCAGATCCTGATGGGCGATTCGGCGGGTGGCGGGTTGTCGCTGGTGCTCGCGCGGTCGCTGCGTGACCAGGGACGGCCGCAGCCCAAGGAGATCGTGTTGCTGTCGCCGTGGCTGGACGTCACGATGGACGATCCGGCGGCGCCGGAGTACGACCGGCACGACCCGTACCTGGGCATCGCCGGGCTGCGGGAGGCCGGGCGCCTCTACGCGGGCGGGCTGGACCTGGCCAGCGAGCTGGTCAGCCCGATCAACGGCGACCTGCGGGGGCTGGGTGAGCTGAGCTGCTTCATCGGGACGCGGGACGTGCTGCTGGCCGACGCCCGCAACCTCTACGACAAGGCGCGGGAGCAGGGCGTGCCGCTGGAGTACTGGGAGTACGGCGGCATGTTCCACGCGTGGATGATCGCGAACATCCCGGAGGCGAAGCACGCGACGGACCGGATCGCGGAGCTGGTGTCCCGGTGA